CACCGTGCAGCAGATTTCCGCGTTCTGCACCAAGCTCTGACAGTGTTCAAAGCTATCCTGATGACGAACTCTGCTGCATTGACTGTGAACAGCCGAACCGTAAgttttatataataattatatgggtgGAACCTCCCTCTATATAATGCCCAATAacttactataatattattataattatacactgttttggaggtgtcaatataattatgggatttagaagcccaaaggtaCTGATTtatagtatcccgagcgtagtgAGGGTACTagaagtggctgagggcttctaaatcacatagacacctccaaaacagtaaCTAtataactcatttagatactatagtgcgcatgcgcatcgtCCCAACTTTGGGCTTAACAACGAGATACACTAAGGTATAAGCATGCAAGggcgtatacgcccttggtataaGTTGCAGTTTTCGAGTATAATCCATATAATTGACTATGATTATAATAGCTGTACATTGATGCTTTAATTGGTGCACGCTTTTGCCAAAGGCATattgttcgtgtgtgtgtatttattaTTCATGTGTGCGTACAcagcataatttatatacgagctaataatatataattatactagcataAGTTCATCATAGTATGTCATTTCACGAAGTGTCAATTCAGGTCTGTGCCTTTTACTGAGATCTCCGAACAATGGTGTTGTCAGAGTGAACAATGGCAGAGCTACCTACACTTGCAACAATGGGTATAGACTTTTTGGCTCATATTCTCGTTTTTGCTTGTCCAGTGGTAGCTGGTCTGGATCTAATCCCTCCTGCCAATTAAGTAAGCTGCTGCTTGTGTGAATTATCTTATAAACATTAGTTTTAGTTTCAAGAGTTTGCCCTGTACTGAATAACCCAAGCAATGGTCAAGTGTCCGTTAGCTCACATGTGATTGGAGGGACAGCTACGTACAGCTGCAACACTGGGTATGGACTGTCTGGTTCATCTTCTCGTACTTGCTTGTCCAGTTGCAACTGGTCTGGATCTAATCCCTCCTGTCAATTAAGTAAGCTATTATAGTTTTTGTGTGAATTATCATATTTTTTATCTTTAGTTTCAATATGGACATGCCCTGTACCGATTATCCCAAGCAATGGTCAAGTGTCCGTTAACTCTTATCTTATTGGAGGCATAGCTACTTACAGCTGCAACATTGGGTATAGACTTTCTGGTTCCTTTTCTCGTACTTGCTTGCGCGGTTGCAAATGGTCTGGATCTGATCCCTCCTGCCAATTAAGTAAGCTATAGTGCTTGTGGGAATTATCATCTATAGAAAATGTATATAGTTGCAGAAAATTGCCCTGTACTGAATAACCCAAGCAATGGTCGAGTGTCCGTTAGCTCTTATGTTATTGGAGGGAGAGCTATTTACAGCTGCAACATTGGGTATAGACTATCTGGATCATCTTCTCGCACTTGCTCATCCAGTGGCAGCTGGTCTGGATCCAATCCCTCCTGTCAAAGTAAGCTATAGTGATTTTGTGTGAATTATCATCCCTTACTTTATTCGTAGGAATGTGTCCCACACTGAATAACCCAAGTAATGGTCGAGTGTCCGTTAGCTCTTATTTTGAAGAAGGCATTGCTATTTACAGCTGCAACACTGGGTATGGACTGTCTGGTTCATCTTTTCGTACTTGCTCGTTCAGTGGCAGCTGGTCTGGATCTAATCCCTCTTGCCTAGGTAAGCTaatgcttgtgtgtgtgtgtgtgaataacttccataaattatatactacCACACAAATTCACACATATATACAGGAAgggga
This is a stretch of genomic DNA from Halichondria panicea chromosome 1, odHalPani1.1, whole genome shotgun sequence. It encodes these proteins:
- the LOC135346599 gene encoding sushi, von Willebrand factor type A, EGF and pentraxin domain-containing protein 1-like produces the protein MCNSKQMSTIIMDLLKKILIFAVILLYSESLVVARVPPPCSRFPRSAPSSDSVQSYPDDELCCIDCEQPNRLCLLLRSPNNGVVRVNNGRATYTCNNGYRLFGSYSRFCLSSGSWSGSNPSCQLISRVCPVLNNPSNGQVSVSSHVIGGTATYSCNTGYGLSGSSSRTCLSSCNWSGSNPSCQLISIWTCPVPIIPSNGQVSVNSYLIGGIATYSCNIGYRLSGSFSRTCLRGCKWSGSDPSCQLIAENCPVLNNPSNGRVSVSSYVIGGRAIYSCNIGYRLSGSSSRTCSSSGSWSGSNPSCQRMCPTLNNPSNGRVSVSSYFEEGIAIYSCNTGYGLSGSSFRTCSFSGSWSGSNPSCLGRGGGGGGGNSIEEQFQKII